A single window of Lutzomyia longipalpis isolate SR_M1_2022 chromosome 1, ASM2433408v1 DNA harbors:
- the LOC129797684 gene encoding serine/threonine-protein phosphatase Pgam5, mitochondrial isoform X2, with the protein MSAGSWSKLQKISTVLFGAVGGATAYYFYTRKQESNTVFNSWTTNFEVSPCGKWDSNWDHREPTSIVKPLKKDVDATEENKYNEKLEKATPKAIRHLILIRHGQYNQSGESDSKHYLTEIGRKQAAFTGDRLKLLQINWDKMIKSTLLRAQETGSIISTSLPQVPVENCSLLEEGAPIPPEPPIGHWKPEKHFFQDGARIEAAFRKYFHRASPEQTKDSYTLLVCHANVIRYFVCRALQFPPEAWLRISLNHASVTWISILPSGRVLLRGLGDSGHIPPEYVTCR; encoded by the exons ATGTCTGCCGGATCCTGGTCAAAGCTTCAGAAGATCTCAACGGTACTCTTTGGTGCCGTTGGTGGGGCTACTGCGTACTACTTCTACACACGGAAGCAAGAATCCAACACTGTGTTCAATTCCTGGACTACAAACTTTGAGGTTTCTCCGTGTGGAAAATGGGATTCCAATTGGGATCA TCGTGAACCCACGTCAATTGTgaagccactgaagaaggatGTGGATGCCACCGAGGAGAACAagtataatgaaaaattagagaaagCAACTCCAAAAGCCATTCGGCATTTAATTCTCATCCGTCACGGGCAGTACAACCAATCCGGAGAATCGGATAGTAAGCACTATCTCACGGAGATTGGAAGGAAACAGGCAGCATTCACGGGAGATCGTTTGAAGCTACTGCAAATAAACTGGGATAAGATGATCAAATCTACGCTCCTTCGTGCCCAGGAAACGGGCTCTATTATATCGACCTCACTGCCACAGGTCCCAGTGGAGAATTGCTCTCTTCTCGAGGAGGGTGCCCCCATTCCTCCAGAACCGCCAATTGGTCACTGGAAACCAGAGAAGCAT TTCTTCCAGGACGGCGCTAGAATTGAGGCTGCTTTCCGAAAGTATTTTCACAGGGCTTCTCCAGAGCAGACTAAGGATTCTTACACTCTTCTCGTTTGTCATGCCAATGTAATTAGATATTTTGTATGCCGAGCTCTTCAG ttCCCACCTGAGGCTTGGCTTAGGATCTCCCTGAATCATGCTTCCGTCACCTGGATCTCCATTCTACCCTCTGGGCGTGTTCTTCTGCGCGGTCTTGGTGATTCTGGGCATATTCCACCCGAATACGTGACTTGCAGATAA
- the LOC129797684 gene encoding serine/threonine-protein phosphatase Pgam5, mitochondrial isoform X1, with protein MSAGSWSKLQKISTVLFGAVGGATAYYFYTRKQESNTVFNSWTTNFEVSPCGKWDSNWDHREPTSIVKPLKKDVDATEENKYNEKLEKATPKAIRHLILIRHGQYNQSGESDSKHYLTEIGRKQAAFTGDRLKLLQINWDKMIKSTLLRAQETGSIISTSLPQVPVENCSLLEEGAPIPPEPPIGHWKPEKHQFFQDGARIEAAFRKYFHRASPEQTKDSYTLLVCHANVIRYFVCRALQFPPEAWLRISLNHASVTWISILPSGRVLLRGLGDSGHIPPEYVTCR; from the exons ATGTCTGCCGGATCCTGGTCAAAGCTTCAGAAGATCTCAACGGTACTCTTTGGTGCCGTTGGTGGGGCTACTGCGTACTACTTCTACACACGGAAGCAAGAATCCAACACTGTGTTCAATTCCTGGACTACAAACTTTGAGGTTTCTCCGTGTGGAAAATGGGATTCCAATTGGGATCA TCGTGAACCCACGTCAATTGTgaagccactgaagaaggatGTGGATGCCACCGAGGAGAACAagtataatgaaaaattagagaaagCAACTCCAAAAGCCATTCGGCATTTAATTCTCATCCGTCACGGGCAGTACAACCAATCCGGAGAATCGGATAGTAAGCACTATCTCACGGAGATTGGAAGGAAACAGGCAGCATTCACGGGAGATCGTTTGAAGCTACTGCAAATAAACTGGGATAAGATGATCAAATCTACGCTCCTTCGTGCCCAGGAAACGGGCTCTATTATATCGACCTCACTGCCACAGGTCCCAGTGGAGAATTGCTCTCTTCTCGAGGAGGGTGCCCCCATTCCTCCAGAACCGCCAATTGGTCACTGGAAACCAGAGAAGCAT CAGTTCTTCCAGGACGGCGCTAGAATTGAGGCTGCTTTCCGAAAGTATTTTCACAGGGCTTCTCCAGAGCAGACTAAGGATTCTTACACTCTTCTCGTTTGTCATGCCAATGTAATTAGATATTTTGTATGCCGAGCTCTTCAG ttCCCACCTGAGGCTTGGCTTAGGATCTCCCTGAATCATGCTTCCGTCACCTGGATCTCCATTCTACCCTCTGGGCGTGTTCTTCTGCGCGGTCTTGGTGATTCTGGGCATATTCCACCCGAATACGTGACTTGCAGATAA